Proteins encoded in a region of the Carassius carassius chromosome 49, fCarCar2.1, whole genome shotgun sequence genome:
- the mis18a gene encoding protein Mis18-alpha, which produces MAGKMKVADDCSYKTYSVCESAADSSSSRVEEDGESDGPAVFMCGKCKLPIGDSLSWGGSDDEQNQIMLKRITDNVVIDKEPFVSGTQKELGCLVVNLTCRGCCSELGIMYISTPKKLDYKRSLFCFNVENIESYVVGSPGKQVPELDKDKPVTLEYQNIVEQQMIEIKSLAVIIGQRLLEIENNLQCNSGK; this is translated from the exons ATGGCTGGCAAAATGAAAGTTGCGGATGACTGTAGCTATAAAACATACTCTGTTTGCGAGAGTGCCGCtgatagcagcagcagcagggtgGAGGAAGACGGAGAAAGCGACGGGCCAGCGGTGTTTATGTGCGGCAAATGCAAGCTGCCCATAGGCGACAGTCTGTCCTGGGGAGGCAGTGATGACGAGCAGAACCAAATCATGCTCAAAC GAATCACTGACAATGTTGTCATAGACAAAGAACCCTTTGTGTCTGGTACCCAAAAGGAGCTTGGATG CCTTGTTGTGAATCTCACCTGCCGTGGCTGTTGCTCAGAATTAGGAATTATGTACATATCAACCCCAAAAAAGCTTGATTACAAGAGATCTCTTTTCTGctttaatgttgaaaatattgAAAG CTATGTAGTCGGCAGTCCAGGCAAGCAGGTGCCAGAATTAGACAAAGACAAACCAGTGACCCTGGAGTACCAGAACATTGTAGAACAGCAGATGATCGAG ATCAAATCTCTAGCCGTGATAATAGGACAACGCCTACTGGAGATTGAAAATAACCTCCAGTGCAATTCTGGAAAATGA